The window GGCCGCTGCCTGTTCGCGCCCCGCGCGGGCCTTGACGCCCGGGCGGGGGAGAACGCAGACTGCGGAGGCGGCTGGCGGCGGTGCCTCCGCCAGGCCCGTGCCCCCGTACTCCCGCGCCCCCGCGCCTCCGCGCCCGGGCGCCCCTGGCGCGGGGCTTGCATCCCCGCAGGGGGCGCGTCGGCTTTCCGGCGCGCCAGCATCCAGCCAGCAAGCAGCGAGGACGGCATGCACATCAAAAAACGCGTTCTGGTCACCGGCGGGTCCGGGTTCCTGGGGTCGTTCCTGTGCGAGCGCCTGCTCGCCGACGGCTGCGACGTGCTCTGCGTGGACAACTTCTTCACCGGCTCCAAGCGCAACATCAAGCACCTGCTGGACAACCCCTACTTCGAGCTCAAGCGCCACGACGTGACCTTCCCGCTCTATATCGAGGTGGACGAGATCTACAACCTGGCCTGCCCGGCCTCGCCCATCCACTACCAGCACGACCCCGTGCAGACCACCAAGACCTCCATCCACGGCGCCATCAACATGCTCGGCCTGGCCAAGCGCCTGCGGGCCAAGATCTTCCAGGCCTCCACCAGCGAGGTCTACGGCGACCCCGAAGTCCACCCCCAGCCCGAAGGCTACTGGGGCCGCGTCAACCCCATCGGCGAACGCTCCTGCTACGACGAGGGCAAACGCTGCGCCGAGACCCTGTTTTTCGACTACCACCGCCAGCACAGGCTGCGCATCAAGGTCGCGCGCATCTTCAACACCTACGGCCCGCGCATGCACCCCAACGACGGGCGCGTGGTCTCCAACTTCGTGGTCCAGGCCCTGCGCGGCCGCCCGCTGACCATCTACGGCGACGGCTCCCAGACGCGCTCCTTCTGCTACGTGGACGACATGATCGAAGGCTTCGTCCGGCTCATGAACAACACCCCCGACGACTTCACCGGGCCCATGAACCTGGGCAACCCCGGCGAGTTCACCATCCTCGAGCTGGCCGAACTGGTGCGCGAAATGGTCGGCGGCGGCTCGGACATCGAGTTCCGCCCCCTGCCCGGCGACGACCCCCGCCAGCGCAAGCCCGACATCACCCTGGCCCGCAGCGCCGCAGGCTGGGAGCCCAAGGTGCCCCTGCGCGAAGGCCTGGCCAGGACCGTGGACTACTTCGACACCCTGCTGCGCGACATGGACAGCCTGTAGCCGCAGCCCCCGCGCCCCGCGCGCTCCGGCGTCTTTCACGGGCCGCGTCCCACCCGGGGCGCGGCCCGCGCCTATGCCTGGACACCTGCCCCGGGTGTGCTACAACCACAGCTGAAGCAGCAGAACCCAGACACCCGGAGGGCGCCATGCGCACCAAGATCATCGCCACACTCGGTCCGGCCTCCATGGACAAGGAGATCATGCGCGGCATGGTCGGCCATGGGGTCCGCATCCTGCGCCTCAACTTCTCCCACGCCGACGCCGAATACTTCCGGCCCGTGGTCGCCGCCATCCGCGAGCTGGAGGCCGAGGAGAACATACCCCTCACCGTCATGGCCGACCTGTGCGGCCCCAAGACGCGCATCGGCCAGGTGGACGGCTCGCCGCTCACCGTGGAAAAAGGCCAAGTCGTCTGCCTCGGCCTGCCCGACGAGCGCCAGGGCGCAGAAACCGACAAGGTCTTCATCAGCCTCGACGTGCCCGCCCTGATGCACGACATCGCCGTGGACGACCCCGTCTACCTCTCCGACGGCATGCTCCAGTTCCGCGTGACCCGCGTGCTCAAGGCCGACCGGCTCTGCGAGATGCAGGCCCAAAACGGCGGCATCCTGACCTCCAACAAGGGCATCGCCTTCCCCGACAAGATTCACCCCATGCCCGCCCTCACCGACAAGGACCGCAAGGACCTGCGCGAGGCCCTGGCCATCGGCGTGGACGCCGTGGCCCTCTCCTTCGTGCAGACCCGCGAGGACGTCGAAGAGGCCAAGGAACTCATCCGCGCCCAGGGCCACTGGGTGCCCGTGGTCGCCAAGCTCGAACGCAAGCGCGCCCTGGACAACATCGAGTCCATCGTCGAGGCCGCCGACGTGGTCATGGTCGCGCGCGGCGACTTGGGCGTCGAATGCTCGCTCATGACCCTGCCCGTCATCCAGAAACGTATCATCCGCGCCTGCCGCCACGCCCAGAAGGCCGTCATCGTCGCCACCCAGATGATGCTCTCCATGGTCAAGAACCCCGTGCCCACCCGCGCCGAGGCCGCCGACGTCGCCAACGCCGTCCTCGACGGCTCCGACTGCGTCATGCTCTCCGAGGAAACCGCCATCGGCTCCTACCCCGTGGAGACCTGCCGCTTCATCGAAGGCATCGCCGCCAGCTCCGAAGCCTACTACCTGGAACGCCTGGGCGAACCCTACCGCCCCAGCAAGAAGCAGGATATCGTCAAGTACATGGCCTACTCCGCCTGCCTCATCGCCGAGCACGACGGCAGCCGCGCCCTGGTCGCCCACTCCTCCAGCGGCACCACCGCCCGCCAGCTCTCCAGCCGCAGGCCCGCCCAGGCCATCTACGGCCTGACCACCGACCCGCGCGTCATCCGCTGGCTCAATTTCTTCTGGAGCGTCAACCCCCGGCTGGTCACCACGGACATCGAGGACCACACCCGCCGGGCCATGGAATTCGTCAAGGCCTGCCCCGACTTCGCCCCCGGCGACAGCGTGGTCATCACCTCGGGCCGCCCCGAACCCCCGGGACAGACCAGCACCCAGACCAACACCATCCGCCTCTTCCGCAAATAGGCGCCACTCCCTCGGCCCATGCAGCATCGGCCCGGCCCGGAACACCCCCGGGCCGGGCCGTGCCGTTCGCGCGCCCGGGCCTGGCTGCCGCATTGCTGCCCGCGCGGCTGCCGGGGGCGTCGTTCGGGGGCTGCCGGGGGGCTGCCGGGGCGCCGCCCCGGACCCCGTCGGGGCGCTGCCCCGAACCCCGCCAGGGCGCTGCCCCGAACCCCGCCAGGGCGCTGCCCTGGACCCGCCAAGGGGCAAGGCCCCTTGGATCCCGCTCGCCCGCCCCAGGCGCTGCGGCGAAGCGCCGCAGCGCCTGGGGCGGGGATGTGGGGCGGGCCGGGGCGCGTTTTTCGGCCCGGGCCGGGCGTGAATCGCTGCGGGTGCAATCCTGGCGCGCGGCGCGGGCGCCGGGGCGTCACCCGGCCGTCGCCGCGCTGTAAAAAAAGGTGCAAAACAGGGCCGTTGGGGCTGGCCTTTTGCGGACGGTTCCGCTATGGCCTCAAGAGCCCCGGCGGGGTTTGCCGGCGCGAAAAATGCAGGTGCAAAAGTTGCTTAGGCAACTATTTTTGTGGCCGCGACAGTTGCTGTCGCAATCGTATTTCACATCGAGCAAGTGGGGTGTTTGTATGCGTAACGTGCTGCGGGTGGCTGGCCTGGCCTGTCTGGCCGTGCTGATGACGGCGGGTGGCGCCCTGGCCTCGGGCTTCGCCTTGTATGAATGGGACGCGCGAGGCATCGCCATGGGCGGGGCGGTCATGGCTTCGCCCCGGGACGCCTCGACCATCGCCGCCAACCCGGCGGGCATGACCGACGTGGAGGGCATGTCCCTGGTGGCCGGCGTCACC is drawn from Desulfocurvus vexinensis DSM 17965 and contains these coding sequences:
- a CDS encoding UDP-glucuronic acid decarboxylase family protein codes for the protein MHIKKRVLVTGGSGFLGSFLCERLLADGCDVLCVDNFFTGSKRNIKHLLDNPYFELKRHDVTFPLYIEVDEIYNLACPASPIHYQHDPVQTTKTSIHGAINMLGLAKRLRAKIFQASTSEVYGDPEVHPQPEGYWGRVNPIGERSCYDEGKRCAETLFFDYHRQHRLRIKVARIFNTYGPRMHPNDGRVVSNFVVQALRGRPLTIYGDGSQTRSFCYVDDMIEGFVRLMNNTPDDFTGPMNLGNPGEFTILELAELVREMVGGGSDIEFRPLPGDDPRQRKPDITLARSAAGWEPKVPLREGLARTVDYFDTLLRDMDSL
- the pyk gene encoding pyruvate kinase; the protein is MRTKIIATLGPASMDKEIMRGMVGHGVRILRLNFSHADAEYFRPVVAAIRELEAEENIPLTVMADLCGPKTRIGQVDGSPLTVEKGQVVCLGLPDERQGAETDKVFISLDVPALMHDIAVDDPVYLSDGMLQFRVTRVLKADRLCEMQAQNGGILTSNKGIAFPDKIHPMPALTDKDRKDLREALAIGVDAVALSFVQTREDVEEAKELIRAQGHWVPVVAKLERKRALDNIESIVEAADVVMVARGDLGVECSLMTLPVIQKRIIRACRHAQKAVIVATQMMLSMVKNPVPTRAEAADVANAVLDGSDCVMLSEETAIGSYPVETCRFIEGIAASSEAYYLERLGEPYRPSKKQDIVKYMAYSACLIAEHDGSRALVAHSSSGTTARQLSSRRPAQAIYGLTTDPRVIRWLNFFWSVNPRLVTTDIEDHTRRAMEFVKACPDFAPGDSVVITSGRPEPPGQTSTQTNTIRLFRK